The DNA segment gggccCTTCCTACAAAAGGGCGAAGCCACAAGAAGATAAGCCTTGGCTTCACTTTTGGACAACGCCATCGAGTAGGATATTGCTGAGGTGAGTAGCTACACCTGTGCCTGTCCAGGGTTTTTAATAACTATCTTCATTAACTCTAACTATATCTATTGTCTCCCACGGGGGAGGGAGTCACTGAAGATGGCTCTCCGGGTGAAGAATGACTTTAAGAGATAGGGACAATCAAATTATATGCAAAGTTGAGTTTCCAGAGTAATGAAAGCTGGGATGGACCCTCAAGGGGAATAGGTGACACAAGTGTAATTTGGAGAGTCgtagaaaaaaaaggggggagcaATAGATTTACCAGATATTAGTAAAGCCATGGGAACAAAGTCAGAGCTATTGTCTGAGCACATGCCTGTAGGGTAACAGAAGACAAAGACAATTATTTAAATACTACACTAATATATGTGGTGTGCTAATGCCTTGATACACTCTTCCAACTACACTATGCTGATAAAAAATATAGACTCTAAAAATAAATGGTAGCCGTTGCATCAGAGGAGAccaaagcagtgggaaaggAGAGATCTCCAAGAaggagatgctgctgtgcagcatCAGCCAGAGGTACAGGGGTAGGTGGCTGCCTTTGGCCAACTTTAAACTGCTTTGCAACCCAACATTGTTAGAAACAATCAAAATACTTGGCAGGGGCAGCTCTTCACGTTTTGCGGAATCTGTGTTGTGGAAACAGTTAAAAGAAGAGTTGGCTAGCTAGGTACAGGTACGCGCACCTGCTATTGTGAGGTTACACCACTCATTGACAGTGCCCACAGAGCTGAGATGTGTCTTCACTGGAAAGATAGACATGGGGGGATGATGAAATGACCTGCCGAGGGTGAGAAACATGATAGCTGTGCTGGTTGCCTAGAAGTCAGAGGCGCAGGAATAAGACATGGTGGAAAAGGCAATGGAGATGTCCCCAGAGCATTTGCAGCCACCTGAGTAAATGAGCGAGACGTACTCTGGTAGTGTTTTCACAGCTGCTGTCCTGCCTAGTGCTGCCAATGTTTCCAGCATCCGAGCCGTTCCCAGGAAAGTggtatatgcttttttttcagctgaggcAAGGTAAACGATTTGTCCCTCTGTGTGACTCAATTTTACTTTGCCACAGCCTGTGGTGAGAGAATCAGTCAAGTCACTAGAAGAGAAGAGCTGAATGGGAAACGTGGTTTTCTCCATCAaaatttctttaggaaaaatgcttttaaaatttttttgccaaaaaaaaagatgagttttctttttccccccctgcagctgctttcctttttaaatgaaggCAGTTAAAATGATCATAAAccagaattttccttttgaatatGTCTTCCAGATGAAAACGCTGTGGAAAAAATGCGTATTGTTCTACGTGAACCTCCCTTCAAACTTATCATTTAgattaaaagaaggaaagtggGGAGTAATGTCAAAAATGTGAGAACAAGCAGAGACAGAGGGTTGGTGCTGAAATGAGATAGAGAAGGAAGACTGAGAAGGGTCCTCAAGGCACCCACAGCCGCTTTGCTTGTAATATAGCGGCTTTGGCTGGAGTTTGACTTGGGAATATTACTGGCTTTTTTTGCAAGAAATGTTTGAATTTGTCTCTGGCCTAgggctgtaattttttttatctctgaatTTGGATCGATGGTGACCACAATAGGATAATACTGGATCTATCTTGACTATTTGCTTACCTAGGAAAACTGTTCATCCTGTGAATCATTTGAACATCACGTTAGAATGTTCTTTTAAGCCTTGCACGAGTAAAGAAATGCATCGCTGGTTTGGGGCTGATTCCTCCCAGATGGTTTCTGCTCTCGCTGAATGTGATGGGGCAGTGACTGACAGTAGCAACTTGCCTCCCACCTTCCCCCCTTGCTTCATTAGGCAGGAGCCAGAGAGGTGCCCTGTCACCAAAACGCTGGTGGCTCTGGCTCACTGCCCATCTTGGGCTCGGTCCCAACAGCAAGCCTGCCCTTGTCCCCACCTTGTTGGCACATACCTCTGCTGAACGGGGCTGGGTGAGAGAAGGCACTTGGCATCTTCTGTCTTCACCTcccacagacaaaaaaaaaaaaaaaaaaagcagatgccagagaaagacaaaaataaaattcttaaaagCCAGGGAAGATACCACCGTCCTGCAGCGTTTGTGGCAGTCGCTGAGGCTCCCTAGACAAAGCCCTGCCCTGGGCATGATGTGGGCAGCAGCTCTCAGCTCTCAGCTGAAGCAGGGATTGGGCTATTTGAGGGGAAGAACCTTGCCAAAGGAGCAGGTGACTTTGTACACAAGATGGTTGTGGGATAGCGTGGAGTAGGGGCCAAGTCTTAATGATGCTGATATGGCTTAATAACAAAATTTGTCCTTATCATTCAAAGTGACTTGTACTACAAAATCTTCTTCTGCATCTTTTATTAATCTCCCCTTTTTATCACCCAAGATGTTAATTTGCCTCTAAATTTGGGAAAACAGGGCTAGCCCTTGGGGTGACCGAATGGTGCAACGTCCCaatttccctcctcctctctcattACACGAGAAAAATACTGAGCAAGAATTTCCCCCTATCATGTATTCTTCTGCTGCTGACACTGTGAACCAGACCGTTCAGAAGGGCTTTGGTCTGTGCCTCATCACCCGTGTGACTGCTGACTGAATACAAAACATAAACGGTTACCTGTTCCATGCAGATAACATCAACTCTTGCACATTTTTAATCGCCACTGAAAAGAGCAGCCAGTTTCATTGGATCAGCGCTGGAAAAGAGACACCAACCCAGGTCTTGCAATGTTTTCCTTAGCAGGCGTGTTGTTGTGATGAACTGCAGAGTTTCGCATAGGTGTCCTCCAGCTTGATATAGTATTCAGCTGACTGAGTGAGGGAAAATGGTTCTTAAACTTCCTTGTTTTACACGGATGGTTGTTTCACTGTATATGCATTAGAAGCTTTAGCTGTCTGCTAAATTTCAAGCTTCAGCttgaaattgaaaacaaaatcacttGTGCTTGCATAGaagagagaggatgaggaaCAGCAAAGAAGCCTTTTAAGGCCAAtcatttgtttgtattttaccTGTGCCTTAGGGGTACTGAAACAACAAATTTTTGTCAAGATCATTTGAAAAGGGATGTGGGCTGAGGATGAGAAAGGGTGTTTTTAAATACCTGCCAGAAAGAGGTTTTAGTTTTTATAGCAAACTGGATGTTTTCACTTTAGTTTTTCATTCCTACCAGGAAATTTCTATTACAGTCTCCAGATTCTGATAGCTTTAAACAATTTAACTTGGAAAAGGTTTTAGTGACACCTGTCAGTCCCCTACTCTCCATGAGGAGTTTAAATATGGGTCCAGGAGGCTAAAATGTCAACAGTGTGTTGCAGAGAGGATACAGGCACAGCGAACCTGAAGTTTTTGTCCACAGGGATTTTGTCTGGGAAGAATATCGCAGGATTTGGtgctttctgcttgctttttttcccctgcacaCTCATCTCTGATGGGTCAGTGCTGCGGCAAGCAGGGTGCATGCGAGGTGCCAGATGGCAGGATGCCTGGGGAGTGATGAAGCTGGGACGTTTTGAACAAgacttttttggggggtaatttcctcatttttccctCTGAGAAGCTGTATTCTGTGAAGCCGAGCTGCTATGCAGCTCCCTGGGTGCTGGCAGGAAGGGTGCAGCAGGAGGCGGACCACTGGGCATGGGAGGATGGGGGGGCTACATCCCTGCCAGCTTGTGAGGGCTTTTTCAGAGGGCACCACTGCCTCTTAGGGTTGGATGACCTTTCCTgttaaaagctgctgttttcagctGCTTGTAAAAAGTAGCGTAACCTCAGCCAACAAGGCACAAATCTTGCCTTCTACTTCCCCTCCTCTTAAAAACAGGTGGGAAATTGGAGTCAAAATATTCAGctgtttgaaaaaagaaaaaaatcccacagctGATGTGACACATAGGAAGTCTTTCTTTGGTGAAGGGGAGAGATGCTGAAACTGGCCATGCAGCCAAGGAAGGTGGATGTGTGCTGATGTTCCATGGGATAGGGCTCGTATCCACAGCATTGGGGTAGGGGGAGTGATGGGAGGGGTAAGAAGGCAGCTGGTGCAGGCAGGTTGGTTTCTCCACTGCCTGTGAAGCAGCTGGTAATCGTGTGGTTATGTACTCCTCACATGGCACACGGGGCAGATCTGTGAATCAGTATTTCACCATGGCTTTTCTGCTAGCCCCTGTTTTGTTGctgcagaagctggagaagaggcagtAAATGAAAGGGGAGCTGGTGGGAATAGGAAGTTTTAATAAGGCTCAGCTGAGTCAATGAAACAGCTGACAAGACAAATACACATTGGCCACTCCCGACTTGGCAGCTTTCTGCCTCTGTGGGAGCTGCATGGATGCTGGGCCGCTGCTGAACCCTGTTTTCCTGCAGGGTGAGAGTGGCTCTGTGTTTTCCAGACCGCGATACAATAAAGTCAGCATTGTGTCTCCAAGCCTTGGATCCTAAATATAGCAGCCACATGACACGGAACTTTAACCCAAGAGAAACTCAATCCTCCAGCTCGAGCACAGCTTAACAGGTTTTACTGGCATCTTGCTGCATATCCCCATTTATGCTTTAGATTGATGCTGTTTGCCTGTTCCgttctgtgctggagcaggttgctgGCTGGTCTCTTGTGGACATTTTTCTTCGAAGAGAGAAGGATATATCTATAAATGGGCTGTTTGGACCTTACCATGGCTGTGTGACTCCTAGCCATGCATGCCTGGGGCCCGGGAGCAGGGAAGATCCTGGGTCCCCAGCGCTAGCATTTCCACTCACAATGGTTACTGGCTCTTCCCATGTACTTTAAAGCACATTAGTGTTAATTAATTACCTGTAAGCCTTATCACCATCTTAcctactaggaaaaaaaaaatagctcattTGAATACAATAATCCATAGGAATAGTGTTATGTCAGGGACTGGCTGCCTCCCAAGAAATATCTCTCCTATCTGTGGAAAAGAAGTGCAGAATTCAGTGGGCACAGCAGTGTTATCGGTGGTGTTGTCTCCATTAGCTGTGACTAAGGCAGTGAGTAggactttttcttttgtaagagCTGAATGGCAGAGGTTATCGCTCACATCCCACACCGTGGCAAGGGCAGGGCACGGCCAGGGGCTGAGCTACCTGTTTTGGAGGGCATCAACAGGCTTTGAACGCAAAACCATGAGAGACTGTTTAATCTGTGCCAGTGTGGTGGCTGAGTGACCAGTGTCCCTGCAGGCATTCCACTGCAACAGAATGAGGGGCATGGAACAGCCAGGGAATGAACACATCTGTTAGGAACAGATGCCTGGGATGGCAGCTTCACAGATGGCTTTGCccctgaagcagcagctggggtgATTACACCCCGTGGCCTGGCACAGGGTGAAATTCAGAGTCTGTGGCAGGGGTTGGAGACCTGGCTGGGGTGGTAAGGGGACCAATGAGGATGAAACGCTTGGAGGGAAAACAAAGTAGCAGGATTTCAAAGACAGGAGTCTTCCCCAGTGTTTGCATATTTACGCCAACTCTGTGTGGGAACAGGCACTTGGTTTGCAGTGGCCTTGGTGGAAAAGTGCAGTCACTATTATGAGTAGGTATTCATCTTCCTATGGAGCAAGTCAATGCATCTGTGTAATAAGGCAGAGCCTTGTTTTTCCACAAAAAGTCTTCTGACCATTGGTGCTGCTGCGATCACCCTTGCGATCACTAATCCCCAGCCAACATCAGCGTCCAGGCTCAGTGCCATGTCCCAGCATTCCTCTGCCTGGAGGCAAGTTCCTCAGTGGCTTTGATTTAAAGTCTCTCACctaagagagagaaagagaggttTGCTAAGGAGAAGCCTTGACATGTCAAGCTTGGTTCTCCCCATGAGATGTGGAAATGTCACAGGAACCTCCCACATTATTCTATTATGTGGGATTTGGAGGACTTTGCCATTTAGAAACTCTGATTTTAAGCGTTATACATGTGAAATATTCCCATGacaaaagcttttcattaaaTCCATTATTGACCCTCTTTCCTGCAGACCATGTCCTCCTCCATCAAAATTGAATCTGTTGTGAAGGAGAAGAACAGGATGGGAGAGTGCCCAGTctgggaagaaagggagagtgCACTTGTCTATGTAGACATTAACTCTCAGAAAGTTTGCCGCTGGAGCCCACTCACCAACAAGGTGCAGAGCGTGTCTGTAGGTGAGTATGTTCTCACCGCTTCATCCTGAAAGTCTTCTCTGTCCATCTCTCCCGCTAAGAGTCCTGCAGCATGGAAGATTCCCTTACTTCCCATGGGGCCATACGCCCTATTCCCCCACAATGTGTTACTGAGCAAAGTGTGGCCTGCGCCAGCTGAGCAGAAGGGACTGTGCTCAGGTTTAGAGCGCCATGCATATGTTGCCCTTGCTAAGCCCCAATGGGAAGGCATGTTTCATTTGGGACCTGCAGAGGAGAAGGTATGGTCCTAATGGCTGTGTCTGCCCAAAAGGTGCAGAGATCTGGAGAACACAGAGCCATTGAGCTGTGCTAACAATCCCAGAGGAGAAAGATCCTAGCATCAGCTTGGGTCAGGAATGTCCCAATCAAGCCCAGATGCCCATGGCGAGGTGGGGAGAGGTAGGGCTCTCTGATTGGCCCTGGAGCCACCCATCACCTCCTACTCTGTCTTGCCCACAGGTGCCCGCGTTGGCTCAGTGGCATTGCGGCAGTGTGGGGGCTACGTCATTGCTCTGGGGACCAGGTTTGCCTTTCTGGACTGGGACACACAGGCAGTCACCACAATCCTCGAGGTTGAGCAGGATAAACCCAACAACAGGTTCAATGATGGGAAAGTGGATCCAAAGGGGAGGTTTTTTGCTGGTAAGTTCTTGGAAGGAATTTCCCCTGGAGCAAAGAGGAACTGATTACAGTGTGTTTTATATAATGCATTGTATTCCGTACATTCTCGATTCCTCTGTTgaattccccccaaaaagcaCTCTTGTGAGCGTGACCTGTCTTGTGAACACTCTGCTTGTTTACTGCCTGATGGAGAAGGACAAGTGACTCCACATCCTCTGACCTAAATCAAGACAAAGGCTCTTGACAAGGGCTGTCCAGCAGACAGACTCCTCTTCTACTTGGTGGATGGTGTTTCTCAAACATCTGCTGATGTGGAACATGAAAAGCTGGTGAATGGCTCATGCAGGTGGGAAGGTTTCTGGAGGTGTACAGGAGGATGCAACTCCTGGAGCAGAAGATGAGCTACAGCTTGCACCCTTCACGTACATCCTTCCCTGGTCAGGCCATGGGAAacagggatgtggggagagaTCCTCATCCTCCTGAAGGAAAGCAGGACTTTTGCCACTGGTTGCAATGTAGCCAGGATCCCCCTGTGCTTTTTCACCTCACATTTAAATGACAAGCGAAGCACAGCAATCCACACTGGAAGTGGAGAGTGACTGATGGGAGTGAAAATGGCTCTGTACTTGTTTTGTCagtcagctttttcttcttatatcAAATTTGCCAAAGATCAGGAAATTTATTTAACTCATAGTTACGCTCGAAGGCTGTTGTGTCTCTAGAATTAAGGGcaagaataagagaaaaaaacctgctttgtaCACCTGTTCCTAGCTGTGCATGATGTGGATCAAGGCTTCCAACAGACGTTTTGGCCAAGGGTTGTAAAACAAACTCATGAGGACTTCTAAAAGGGGAGGCAAACAGAGACTGTCACAGTTAAAAGAAGACATAAATGCTCTGCTTGAGTGCTTCCCATCCCATTGCTGCAGAGCTCTCTCCTTTCCAGAGAAGAGAGAATCAGAAACTAAACAGTGAGCGTAATACTGAGGCTTAAACTCATTAAGAAAAAAGTCTCACTGCTGTGGtattcttcttttgtttctgacaTAACTGTGGTTTACagcatatgtattttaaaatcacagcCCATTTAATTGGTAAAAGTAGCCTACAGAGAGGAACAACAAAAAGAGCACACGATGTTTGCCTGCATCTTGACTTTTGCTGCGAGCAATGTATGTTGCGGTGCTCCTGTGGGTCTTTGGTGTCTACAACTTAAACCTCATGGCAAAGCAGAGACTTATCCTTTCATTGGGCAGGGTCATCTCTGCAGGAAGCAGCTGCTTCTGACCTGCTCGTTTTCCTCCTTCTCATCAATTTGACAGGATCTGATTAGTCCTTTTCTCTCTAGGACCTTTTAGTAACACTTAGAGGAGATTTTTGATCAAGCATGAGGAACAAGCTTCTACTTTCTAACTGGTTCTGCCATTTCCATTTCAGGTACGATGGCTGAAGAGAGAGCACCAGGGGTCCGAGCGAGAGGGCAAGGCGCTCTCTATACCCTTTTCCCTGACCATTCAGTAGTAAGACAGTTAGACCAAGTGGACATCTCCAATGGACTGGATTGGTCCCTGGACCACAGGACCTTCTTTTACATTGACAGTCTGGCGTACGCTGTGCATGCCTTCAGCTATGATGCACACACTGGAAAGATTGGTATGCATGCTTTTCTAAGCAGGGTGACAGGTAGTGCTATTTTTCGGCAGACCCAGGTGTGTAACATGCAGTGATTCATTCAAAAGATCTCACATCTTGTGGTTACAGCCTGTCAGCAGGCTGACTGAATTTTCTCATGTTTAGTTACAAACCAGGTGTATTTGGTCAACAAACTTTTGACATCCCTTCAACTTACTTTCATCTGGATAGGTGGCTTATATTTAGACCTGTTCAAGGAATTGCAGGGAAGAAGCCATTTATAGTGAGAATAAGCTTATAGGATGCTATTTATTCTTGAGTGCCATCTGCTGGAATGCTTCGATTGTACTAGCTCCATAAATACAAATCCAGAGTGTGCATGCATGTATATCACAGAAATGTACTTAAAGAATCAAGTTATCATTGTGACTGAAgttttccagttctgaaagTAAAATTGCCTTCAGACATTTGGCAGATTTcacttaaatacattttctagacaagaattttttattataatatcTGTAAAAAGGAAATACGAGTGGAAGCAAAACATGTATAACCTCATCTTAAaactctgtgaaatatttttgtgctatATCAACCCATCATACTCCACAGGAAGTTGAACGGTTGAACTGCTTTTGTGCTCTGATCAGTGTGGAATTCGTGTAATTAAGGATGAAAAAATCATACAAATAGTTACAGTTACTCAGATTTTGGTTTGGtgagaaaaatctcttcctcttGATTTTAGGAGATAAGATTTCTACAGAAGATTTAAGGCTACTTTTTCTCCCCTAAATACAAAACCATAATGAGTTTGAGTTTCCTGGCCTTGGCTTTATGCTGGTGACTGTCTACTTCTGAGTGGTGTAATGGCCATAGGTGTTGGGTCAGAGCAGGCAGACTACTGCCCGTGGGTGCTGCAACATGGTCTGTGCATGTGCCCACC comes from the Cuculus canorus isolate bCucCan1 chromosome 1, bCucCan1.pri, whole genome shotgun sequence genome and includes:
- the LOC104063715 gene encoding regucalcin, translated to MSSSIKIESVVKEKNRMGECPVWEERESALVYVDINSQKVCRWSPLTNKVQSVSVGARVGSVALRQCGGYVIALGTRFAFLDWDTQAVTTILEVEQDKPNNRFNDGKVDPKGRFFAGTMAEERAPGVRARGQGALYTLFPDHSVVRQLDQVDISNGLDWSLDHRTFFYIDSLAYAVHAFSYDAHTGKIACPRLLYHLEKEEQMPDGMCIDAEGKLWVACIDGGRVIRIDPETGKRIQTVRLPTPRITSCCFGGKDYSEMYVTSAYDGLDENTLAKEPHAGEIFKITGLGVKGIPQNFYAA